A region from the Hirundo rustica isolate bHirRus1 chromosome 20, bHirRus1.pri.v3, whole genome shotgun sequence genome encodes:
- the SPTAN1 gene encoding spectrin alpha chain, non-erythrocytic 1 isoform X11: protein MFSSFRKVKVQKMDPSGVKVLETAEDIQERRQQVLDRYHRFKELSSLRRQKLEDSYRFQFFQRDADELEKWIQEKLQIASDENYKDPSNLQGKLQKHQAFEAEVQANSGAIIKLDETGNQMINESHFASETIRTRLQELHRLWELLMEKMREKGVKLLQAQKLVQYLRECEDVLDWINDKEAIVTSEELGQDLEHVEVLQKKFEEFQTDLAAHEERVNEVNQFAGKLIQETHPEEELIKSKQDEVNASWQRLKGLALQRQGKLFGAAEVQRFNRDVDETISWIKEKGQLMASDDFGRDLASVQALLRKHEGLERDLAALEDKVKALCAEADRLQQSHPINASQIQVKREELIANWEQIRTLAAERHARLNDSYRLQRFLADFRDLTSWVTEMKALINADELANDVAGAEALLDRHQEHKGEIDAHEDSFKSADESGQALLSAGHYASDEVKEKLTILSDERSALLELWELRRQQYEQCMDLQLFYRDTEQVDNWMSKQEAFLLNEDLGDSLDSVEALLKKHEDFEKSLSAQEEKITALDEFATKLIQNNHYAMEDVATRRDALLSRRNALHERAMHRRAQLADSFHLQQFFRDSDELKSWVNEKMKTATDEAYKDPSNLQGKVQKHQAFEAELSANQSRIDALEKAGQKLIDVKHYASDEVAARMNEVISLWKKLLEATELKGIKLREANQQQQFNRNVEDIELWLYEVEGHLASDDYGKDLTNVQNLQKKHALLEADVAAHQDRIDGITIQARQFQEAGHFDADNIKKKQEALVARYEALKDPMVARKQKLADSLRLQQLFRDIEDEETWIREKEPIAASTNRGKDLIGVQNLLKKHQALQAEIAGHEPRIKAVTQKGNAMVEEGHFAAEDVKIKLNELNQKWDSLKAKASQRRQDLEDSLQAQQYFADANEAESWMREKEPIVGSTDYGKDEDSAEALLKKHEALMSDLSAYGSSIQALREQAQSCRQQVAPTDDETGKELVLALYDYQEKSPREVTMKKGDILTLLNSTNKDWWKVEVNDRQGFVPAAYVKKLDPAQSASRENLLEEQGSIALRQEQIDNQYHSLLELGEKRKGMLEKSCKKFMLFREANELQQWINEKEAALTSEEVGADLEQVEVLQKKFDDFQKDLKANESRLKDINKVAKDLESEGLMADEVQAVQQQEVYGMMPRDETDSKTASPWKSARLMVHTVATFNSIKELNERWRSLQQLAEERSQLLGSAHEVQRFHRDADETKEWIEEKNQALNTDNYGHDLASVQALQRKHEGFERDLAALGDKVNSLGETAQRLIQSHPESAEDLQEKCTELNQAWNSLGKRADQRKEKLGDSHDLQRFLSDFRDLMSWINGIRGLVSSDELAKDVTGAEALLERHQEHRTEIDARAGTFQAFEQFGQQLLAHGHYASPEIKEKLDILDQERTDLEKAWVQRRMMLDQCLELQLFHRDCEQAENWMAAREAFLNTEDKGDSLDSVEALIKKHEDFDKAINVQEEKIAVLQSFADQLIAADHYAKGVIANRRNEVLDRWLRLKAQMIEKRSKLGESQTLQQFSRDVDEIEAWISEKLQTASDESYKDPTNIQSKHQKHQAFEAELHANADRIRGVIDMGNSLIERGACAGSEDAVKARLAALADQWQFLVQKSAEKSQKLKEANKQQNFNTGIKDFDFWLSEVEALLASEDYGKDLASVNNLLKKHQLLEADISAHEDRLKDLNSQADSLMTSSAFDTSQVKDKRETINGRFQRIKGMASARRAKLNESHRLHQFFRDMDDEESWIKEKKLLVSSEDYGRDLTGVQNLRKKHKRLEAELAAHEPAIQGVLDTGKKLSDDNTIGKEEIQQRLAQFVDHWKELKQLAAARGQRLEESLEYQQFVANVEEEEAWINEKMTLVASEDYGDTLAAIQGLLKKHEAFETDFTVHKDRVNDVCANGEDLIKKNNHHEANITAKMKGLRGKVSDLEKAAAQRKAKLDENSAFLQFNWKADVVESWIGEKENSLKTDDYGRDLSSVQTLLTKQETFDAGLQAFQQEGIANITALKDQLLAAKHIQSKAIEARHASLMKRWNQLLANSAARKKKLLEAQEHFRKVEDLFLTFAKKASAFNSWFENAEEDLTDPVRCNSLEEIKALREAHDAFRSSLSSAQADFNQLAELDRQIKSFRVASNPYTWFTMEALEETWRNLQKIIKERELELQKEQRRQEENDKLRQEFAQHANAFHQWIQETRTYLLDGSCMVEESGTLESQLEATKRKHQEIRAMRSQLKKIEDLGAAMEEALILDNKYTEHSTVGLAQQWDQLDQLGMRMQHNLEQQIQARNTTGVTEEALKEFSMMFKHFDKDKSGRLNHQEFKSCLRSLGYDLPMVEEGEPDPEFESILDTVDPNRDGHVSLQEYMAFMISRETENVKSSEEIESAFRALSSEGKPYVTKEELYQNLTREQADYCISHMKPYMDGKGRELPSAYDYIEFTRSLFVN from the exons GGGAAGCTGCAGAAGCACCAAGCCTTTGAAGCTGAGGTGCAGGCCAATTCAGGAGCCATCATTAAACTGGATGAGACTGGAAATCAGATGATTAATGAAAGCCATTTTGCATCTGAAACCATAAGA ACTcgactgcaggagctgcaccgACTATGGGAATTACTGATGGAAAAGATGAGAGAGAAGGGAGTCAAATTATTGCAGGCACAGAAGCTGGTGCAATATTTACGGGAATGTGAAGATGTCTTGGACTGGATCAATGATAAG GAAGCAATAGTGACATCAGAAGAGCTTGGACAGGACTTAGAGCATGTAGAAGTTTTGCAGAAGAAGTTTGAAGAGTTCCAGACAGACCTTGCAGCTCATGAAGAAAGAGTAAATGAAGTGAACCAGTTTGCTGGCAAACTTATCCAG GAAACACACCCTGAAGAGGAACTGATAAAGTCCAAACAAGATGAAGTAAATGCAAGCTGGCAGCGTCTTAAGGGGCTTGCCCTTCAGAGGCAAGGAAAACTCTTTGGGGCAGCTGAAGTTCAACGTTTCAACAG GGATGTGGATGAAACAATCAGCTGGATTAAGGAGAAAGGGCAGTTGATGGCCTCAGATGATTTTGGCAGAGACTTAGCCAGTGTGCAGGCACTACTGCGCAAGCACGAAGGCCTGGAAAGAGACCTGGCAGCTCTGGAAGATAAG GTGAAGGCCCTGTGTGCAGAAGCTGACCGTCTGCAGCAGTCTCACCCAATTAATGCTTCCCAAATTCAAGTGAAACGGGAGGAGCTCATTGCCAACTGGGAGCAGATCCGGACGCTGGCAGCGGAGCGGCACGCTCGCCTCAACGACTCCTACAg GCTGCAGCGCTTTCTGGCAGATTTCCGAGACCTCACCAGCTGGGTGACTGAGATGAAGGCTCTGATAAATGCTGATGAACTTGCCAATGATGTGGCTGGGGCAGAAGCTCTTCTAGACAGACATCAGGAACATAAG GGAGAAATTGATGCCCATGAAGACAGCTTCAAATCTGCTGATGAGTCAGGCCAggctttgctctctgctgggcaCTACGCTTCTGATGAAGTTAAAGAAAAG CTGACCATCCTCTCAGATGAAAGGTCTGCCTTGCTGGAACTGTGGGAGCTCCGCAGACAGCAGTATGAGCAGTGCATGGACCTGCAGCTTTTCTACAGAGACACCGAACAAGTTGACAACTGGATGAGCAAACAAGAG GCATTTCTGCTGAATGAGGACCTTGGCGATTCTCTGGACAGTGTGGAGGCTCTTCTAAAGAAGCATGAAGACTTTGAGAAATCCCTAAGTGCCCAAGAGGAGAAAATCACA GCATTAGATGAGTTTGCTACTAAGTTGATTCAGAATAACCACTATGCCATGGAGGATGTTGCTACACGCCGAGATGCT ctgctgagcCGCCGAAATGCCCTTCATGAAAGAGCCATGCACCGCCGCGCTCAGCTGGCGGATTCTTTCCATCTGCAGCAGTTTTTCCGAGATTCTGATGAGCTCAAGAGCTGGGTTAATGAGAAGATGAAAACTGCTACTGATGAGGCCTACAAG GATCCATCAAACTTACAAGGTAAAGTTCAGAAACACCAGGCTTTTGAGGCAGAGCTGTCTGCTAACCAGAGTCGCATCGATGCTCTGGAGAAAGCCGGCCAGAAGCTGATCGATGTCAAGCACTACGCGTCCGATGAGGTGGCAGCTCGCATGAACGAAGTCATCAGCTTGTGGAAGAAACTTCTAGAGGCCACTGAGCTCAAAG GTATCAAACTGCGAGAAGccaatcagcagcagcagtttaatCGCAACGTGGAGGACATTGAGCTCTGGCTGTATGAAGTAGAAGGACACTTGGCTTCTGATGATTATGGAAAAGATCTTACTAATGTTCAGAAtctgcagaagaaacacgcGCTGCTAGAGGCAGATGTTGCTGCCCATCAG GATCGGATAGATGGCATTACCATCCAGGCACGCCAGTTCCAGGAGGCTGGGCACTTTGATGCTGACAATatcaagaaaaaacaagaagcTTTAGTGGCTCGTTATGAAGCTCTGAAGGACCCCATGGTAGCTCGCAAGCAGAAACTCGCAGATTCTCTTCgcctgcagcagcttttccgTGACATTGAGGACGAAGAGACCTGGATTAGGGAAAAGGAACCCATTGCAGCTTCAACAAACCGAG GCAAGGACTTAATTGGTGTCCAGAATCTGCTGAAGAAGCACCAGGCTTTGCAGGCAGAGATTGCAGGCCATGAACCTCGCATTAAAGCAGTCACACAGAAGGGAAATGCTATGGTGGAAGAAG GACACTTTGCAGCTGAGGATGTGAAAATCAAACTGAATGAGCTGAACCAGAAGTGGGACTCTCTGAAAGCCAAAGCATCTCAGCGTCGACAGGACCTGGAGGAttccctgcaggctcagcagTACTTTGCTGATGCTAATGAGGCTGAATCCTGGATGAGGGAAAAGGAGCCCATTGTAGGCAGTACAGACTATGGGAAAGATGAAGACTCTGCTGAG GCTCTCCTGAAGAAACATGAAGCTTTGATGTCTGATCTCTCTGCTTATGGCAGCAGCATCCAGGCATTGAGGGAACAGGCCCAGTCATGCAGG caaCAAGTTGCTCCCACAGATGATGAAACTGGGAAAGAGCTCGTTCTGGCACTCTATGATTACCAGGAGAAGAGTCCCCGGGAGGTGACAATGAAGAAGGGAGATATCCTCACCTTACTCAACAGCACCAACAAG GACTGGTGGAAGGTGGAAGTCAATGACCGTCAGGGATTTGTGCCAGCTGCCTATGTGAAAAAACTGGATCCTGCTCAGTCTGCATCCCGAGAGAAcctcctggaggagcagggcagcataGCACTGCGGCAGGAGCAAATTGACAACCA GTATCACTCTCTCCTGGAACTGGGAGAAAAACGTAAAGGCATGTTGGAAAAAAGCTGCAAGAAGTTCATGCTTTTCCGTGAAGCCAACGAGCTCCAGCAGTGGATCAATGAGAAGGAAGCAGCACTCACCAGTGAGGAAGTGGGTGCTGATCTGGAGCAGGTGGAGgttctgcagaagaaatttgATGATTTTCAGAAG GATCTCAAAGCCAACGAGTCACGCCTGAAGGATATAAACAAGGTTGCCAAGGACCTGGAGTCAGAAGGGCTGATGGCAGATGAAGTACAAGCAGTACAGCAACAG GAAGTCTATGGGATGATGCCCAGG GATGAAACTGATTCTAAGACAGCCTCTCCTTGGAAG TCTGCACGTTTGATGGTACACACTGTGGCAACCTTCAACTCAATCAAG GAGCTGAATGAGCGCTGGagatccctgcagcagctggcagaggagaggagccaGTTGTTGGGCAGTGCCCACGAGGTCCAGAGATTCCACAG AGATGCTGATGAAACCAAAGAATGGATAGAGGAGAAGAATCAAGCATTAAATACAGACAACTATGGGCACGACCTGGCCAGTGTTCAGGCTCTGCAGCGCAAACATGAAGGCTTTGAGAGAGACTTGGCAGCTCTGGGAGACAAG GTGAATTCTCTTGGTGAAACTGCCCAGCGTCTGATCCAATCACATCCAGAATCTGCTGAAGACCTCCAAGAAAAATGCACTGAGTTGAATCAGGCTTGGAATAGTCTGGGGAAACGTGCTGACCAGCGCAAAGAGAAGCTTGGAGATTCTCATGACCTGCAGCGTTTCCTCAGTGACTTCAG GGATCTCATGTCTTGGATCAACGGAATCCGGGGCCTGGTCTCCTCAGATGAACTCGCAAAGGATGTGACTGGAGCTGAAGCTTTATTGGAAAGGCACCAG GAACACCGCACGGAAATAGATGCAAGAGCTGGCACTTTCCAGGCATTTGAACAGTTTGGACAACAACTTCTAGCCCATGGACACTATGCCAGCCCAGAGATCAAGGAGAAACTGGATATTCTGGACCAAGAACGGACAGACCTGGAGAAGGCCTGGGTGCAGCGCAGGATGATGCTGGACCAGTGCCTGGAACTACAG ctgtTTCATCGGGACTGTGAACAAGCAGAAAACTGGATGGCTGCCCGGGAGGCTTTCCTAAATACAGAGGATAAAGGAGACTCCTTAGACAGCGTGGAGGCACTCATCAAGAAACACGAAGATTTTGATAAAGCAATCAATGTCCAG GAAGAGAAAATTGCTGTCCTGCAGTCCTTTGCTGACCAGCTGATTGCTGCAGATCATTATGCCAAGGGAGTCATTGCCAACAGACGCAACGAGGTCCTGGACAG GTGGCTTCGTCTGAAAGCTCAAATGATTGAGAAGAGATCGAAGCTGGGAGAGTCTCAGACCCTCCAGCAGTTCAGTCGTGATGTGGATGAAATAGAAGCCTGGATCAGTGAAAAGCTCCAGACTGCAAGTGATGAGTCCTATAAGGATCCCACAAATATCCAG AGCAAACACCAGAAGCACCAGGCCTTTGAAGCCGAGCTCCACGCCAACGCCGACCGCATCCGCGGCGTCATCGACATGGGCAACTCCCTCATCGAGAGGGGCGCGTGCGCCGGCAGCGAGGACGCCGTCAAG GCACgcctggctgccctggctgaCCAGTGGCAATTCCTGGTACAGAAATCAGCAGAGAAGAGTCAGAAACTGAAAGAAGCTAATAAGCAACAGAATTTCAATACTGGAATCAAGGACTTTGACTTTTGGCTTTCAGAG GTGGAGGCTTTGTTGGCATCTGAAGACTATGGGAAGGACTTGGCATCCGTTAACAACCTTCTGAAAAAACACCAGTTACTGGAAGCTGATATATCAGCTCATGAG GACCGCCTGAAGGACCTGAACAGCCAGGCTGACAGCCTGATGACCAGCAGTGCCTTTGACACGTCCCAAGTGAAGGACAAACGCGAGACCATCAACGGGCGCTTCCAGCGCATCAAGGGCATGGCCAGCGCCCGCCGCGCCAAACTCAATGAGAGCCACCGCCTGCACCAGTTCTTCCGTGACATGGACGACGAGGAGTCCTGGATCAA agaaaagaaactgtTGGTTAGCTCAGAGGACTACGGCAGAGACCTGACCGGTGTGCAGAATCTGAGGAAGAAACACAAGCGCTTGGAAGCAGAATTAGCTGCCCACGAACCTGCTATCCAG GGTGTTCTGGACACGGGTAAGAAGCTTTCAGATGACAACACAATTGGAAAGGAGGAGATACAGCAGAGACTGGCTCAGTTTGTGGATCACTGGAAAGAGTTAAAACAGTTGGCAGCTGCCAG GGGTCAGCGTCTGGAGGAGTCTCTGGAGTATCAGCAGTTTGTAGCAAATGTTGAGGAAGAAGAAGCCTGGATCAATGAGAAAATGACACTGGTAGCCAGTGAGGATTATGGGGACACACTTGCTGCGATCCAG GGCTTGCTGAAGAAGCACGAGGCATTTGAGACTGATTTTACTGTCCACAAGGACAGAGTGAATGATGTCTGTGCTAATGGAGAGGATCTCATTAAAAAG AACAATCACCACGAGGCCAACATCACTGCCAAGATGAAGGGGCTCAGAGGCAAGGTGTCAGATctggagaaagcagcagctcagaggaaAGCCAAACTGGATGAGAACTCAGCCTTCCTCCAGTTCAACTGGAAAGCAGATGTGGTGGAGTCGTGGATAG gagagaaggaaaacagtctGAAGACAGATGATTACGGACGTGATCTCTCTTCAGTGCAAACCTTGCTCACCAAACAG GAAACGTTTGATGCTGGACTTCAGGCTTTCCAGCAGGAGGGAATTGCAAACATCACTGCTCTGAAAGACCAGCTGCTTGCAGCCAAGCACATCCAGTCCAAGGCCATCGAGGCCCGGCACGCTTCCTTGATGAAACGCTGGAATCAGCTACTGGCTAATTCTGCtgccaggaaaaagaaactctTGGAGGCTCAGGAGCACTTCAGAAAG GTTGAGGATCTGTTCCTGACTTTCGCAAAGAAGGCCTCTGCCTTCAACAGTTGGTTTGAGAATGCTGAGGAGGACCTGACGGATCCTGTGCGCTGCAACTCACTGGAGGAAATCAAAGCCCTGAGAGAAGCTCACGACGCTTTCCGTTCCTCCCTAAGTTCTGCCCAAGCTGATTTCAaccagctggcagagcttgatCGTCAGATCAAGAGCTTCCGTGTGGCCTCCAACCCCTACACTTGGTTCACTATGGAGGCTCTTGAAGAAACCTGGAGGAATCTGCAGAAAATTATCAAG GAACGTGaactggagctgcagaaggagcagcgaaggcaggaagaaaatgacaaaCTGCGTCAGGAATTTGCTCAGCATGCCAATGCCTTCCATCAGTGGATTCAGGAGACCAG GACTTACCTGCTAGATGG GTCATGTATGGTGGAGGAATCAGGAACACTGGAGTCACAGCTGGAAGCTACTAAA CGTAAGCACCAAGAAATCCGAGCTATGAGGAGCCAGCTGAAGAAGATTGAGGACCTTGGCGCAGCCATGGAAGAGGCACTTATCTTGGACAACAAATACACAGAACACAGCActgtggggctggcacagcagtggGACCAGCTGGACCAGCTGGGAATGAGGATGCAACACAACCTGGAACAGCAGATCCAAGCCCG GAACACCACTGGAGTCACCGAGGAGGCCCTGAAGGAGTTCAGCATGATGTTCAA GCACTTTGACAAGGACAAATCTGGACGACTTAATCACCAGGAGTTTAAGTCTTGCTTGCGCTCTCTTGGCTACGATCTGCCCATGGTTGAGGAAGGAGAGCCAGACCCTGAGTTTGAGTCTATTCTTGACACTGTAGATCCCAACAG ggatggacacGTCTCGCTGCAGGAGTACATGGCCTTCATGATCAGCCGGGAAACGGAGAACGTGAAATCCAGCGAGGAGATCGAGAGCGCTTTCCGTGCCCTCAGCTCTGAGGGGAAGCCCTACGTGACCAAGGAGGAGCTCTACCAG aACCTGACCCGGGAACAGGCCGATTATTGCATCTCTCACATGAAACCCTACATGGATGGCAAGGGCAGGGAACTGCCTTCTGCCTACGACTACATAGAATTTACACGTTCACTCTTTGTGAATTGA